Proteins encoded within one genomic window of Couchioplanes caeruleus:
- a CDS encoding ABC transporter permease, translated as MVRVILRRLIQLVVTLIALMTLVFFWLRRLPGGPVDALLGERATPQTRELLTRALGYDQPIWVQYGRFLKNVVTGDFGNSIRTGEPVMDVISRSFPATIELAIAAIIIAIGLGIPLGYLAARHRGRLLDNATIIVTLIGISIPIFFLGYLLKDWLTQDIHFFPPSGRITTGLNNTDVTGFFVLDGLLTRELDASADALWHLVLPAFTLATIPLAIIIRITRASVLDVLDEDYIRTADAKGLRNATIRKRHVLRNALLPVVTTIGLQTGALLAGAVLTEKVYNWGGLGTLITDSISGSRDYPVLQALILLAAVVYIVVNLLVDLSYAIIDPRVRVQ; from the coding sequence ATGGTGAGAGTCATCTTGCGCCGCCTGATCCAGCTCGTCGTCACCCTGATCGCCCTGATGACCCTGGTCTTCTTCTGGCTGCGCAGACTTCCCGGCGGACCCGTCGACGCGTTGCTGGGCGAACGTGCGACCCCGCAGACCCGCGAGTTGCTGACCCGGGCCCTCGGCTATGACCAGCCGATCTGGGTCCAGTACGGCCGCTTCCTCAAGAATGTGGTGACCGGCGACTTCGGCAACTCCATCCGCACCGGCGAGCCGGTCATGGACGTGATCAGCCGGTCCTTTCCGGCGACCATCGAGCTCGCCATCGCGGCGATCATCATCGCGATCGGGCTGGGCATCCCGCTGGGATATCTCGCGGCCCGGCACCGCGGACGGCTGCTCGACAACGCGACCATCATCGTCACCCTGATCGGCATCTCGATCCCGATCTTCTTCCTGGGCTACCTGCTCAAGGACTGGCTGACTCAGGACATCCACTTCTTCCCGCCGTCCGGCCGGATCACCACCGGCCTGAACAACACCGACGTGACCGGCTTCTTCGTGCTGGACGGGCTGCTGACCCGCGAGCTGGACGCATCCGCCGACGCCCTCTGGCATCTGGTGCTGCCCGCCTTCACCCTGGCGACGATCCCGCTGGCGATCATCATCCGGATCACCCGGGCGAGCGTGCTGGACGTCCTGGACGAGGACTACATCCGCACCGCGGACGCCAAGGGTCTGCGCAACGCCACCATCCGCAAGCGGCACGTGCTGCGCAACGCGCTGCTGCCGGTGGTCACCACCATCGGCCTGCAGACCGGTGCGCTGCTGGCCGGCGCGGTGCTGACCGAGAAGGTCTACAACTGGGGCGGCCTGGGCACGCTGATCACCGACTCGATCAGCGGCAGTCGCGACTATCCGGTGCTCCAGGCGCTCATCCTGCTCGCCGCCGTCGTCTACATCGTGGTCAACCTGCTGGTCGACCTTTCGTACGCGATCATCGACCCGAGGGTGCGTGTGCAGTGA
- a CDS encoding ABC transporter permease yields MSTLADHKRRRIDELTARTSEAGGVSLIRDAGRRLLRNPTAIVGAAIILLFLVIAIFAPLVAPHDPVQRFPELTKDLTVDSIPGATAGHPLGSDPLGRDFASRMVYGARQTLFVGVLATLIGLLLGVLLGAIAGAVGGWVDVLIMRITDVMLALPSLLLAITLVALASRSTQWTVIIAVAVVNVPIFARLLRGSMLAQRESDHVLAARALGVKQRNIVLRHMLPNSLTAVIVQATLTFAVAILDAAALSFLGLGDPDINRAEWGLMLGVDGVRYFEVRPELAYFPACAIILVALGFTLLGESMREALDPKNRR; encoded by the coding sequence ATCTCGACGCTCGCCGACCACAAGCGCCGCCGCATCGACGAACTGACCGCGCGGACGTCCGAAGCGGGCGGGGTCAGCCTGATCCGCGACGCCGGCCGACGGCTGCTGCGCAACCCCACCGCGATCGTGGGCGCGGCCATCATCCTGCTGTTCCTCGTCATCGCGATCTTCGCGCCGCTGGTGGCGCCGCACGACCCGGTGCAGCGGTTCCCGGAGCTGACCAAGGACCTGACCGTCGACTCGATCCCGGGCGCCACCGCCGGGCATCCGCTCGGCAGCGACCCGCTGGGCCGCGACTTCGCGTCCCGGATGGTGTACGGCGCCCGGCAGACCCTCTTCGTCGGCGTCCTGGCCACGCTCATCGGCCTGCTGCTCGGCGTGCTGCTCGGCGCGATCGCCGGCGCCGTCGGCGGCTGGGTGGACGTGCTGATCATGCGGATCACCGACGTCATGCTGGCCCTGCCCAGCCTGCTGCTGGCGATCACGCTGGTCGCCCTGGCCAGCAGGTCCACGCAGTGGACGGTGATCATCGCGGTCGCGGTGGTGAACGTGCCCATCTTCGCCCGGCTGCTGCGCGGATCGATGCTGGCGCAACGGGAGAGCGACCATGTGCTCGCGGCCCGCGCGCTGGGTGTGAAGCAGCGGAACATCGTGCTGCGGCACATGCTGCCGAACTCGCTCACCGCGGTCATCGTGCAGGCCACCCTGACCTTCGCGGTGGCGATCCTGGACGCGGCCGCGCTGTCCTTCCTGGGCCTCGGCGACCCGGACATCAACCGGGCCGAGTGGGGCCTGATGCTCGGTGTGGACGGCGTCCGGTACTTCGAGGTCCGTCCGGAGCTGGCCTACTTCCCGGCGTGCGCGATCATTCTCGTGGCCCTCGGCTTCACCTTGCTCGGCGAGAGCATGCGCGAGGCGCTCGACCCGAAGAACCGGCGGTGA